In Manis pentadactyla isolate mManPen7 chromosome 11, mManPen7.hap1, whole genome shotgun sequence, one DNA window encodes the following:
- the TINF2 gene encoding TERF1-interacting nuclear factor 2 isoform X6 has product MATHPGAGPAALRFVAAASWQAVRGRCVEHFPRVLEFLRFLRAAAPGLVRYRHHERLCMGLKAKVVVELILQGRSWAQVLNALHHHFPVSAPVVRDPKATKQDMKKISEAQETFCQQVKHLAEAPVDLASKLQELEQEYGEPFLAAMEKLFFEYMCQLEKALPTLQAQQLQDVLSWMQPGVSITTFALSQYVVDMGWPLAECSINNSMNMTEPVEQSLPQQPSLALNDPLPRARPGHYLHQGIAWIAPWIP; this is encoded by the exons ATGGCTACGCACCCGGGGGCTGGTCCTGCTGCTCTACGCTTCGTAGCCGCTGCCAGCTGGCAAGCCGTGCGTGGGCGCTGCGTGGAACATTTTCCGCGGGTGTTGGAGTTTCTGCGATTCCTGCGAGCTGCTGCTCCTGGCTTGGTTCGCTACCGCCACCATGAACGCCTGTGTATGGGCCTAAAGGCCAAG GTGGTGGTGGAGCTGATCCTGCAGGGCCGGTCTTGGGCCCAGGTTCTGAATGCCCTGCATCACCACTTTCCAGTGTCTGCACCTGTAGTGCGGGACCCCAAAGCT ACAAAACAGGATATGAAAAAGATCTCAGAGGCACAAGAAACTTTTTGCCAACAGGTGAAGCATCTGGCAGAGGCCCCTGTGGACTTGGCTTCCAAGCTGCAG GAACTTGAACAAGAGTATGGAGAACCCTTTCTGGCTGCCATGGAGAAGTTGTTTTTTGAATACATGTGTCAGCTGGAAAAAGCACTGCCTACACTGCAGGCACAGCAG CTTCAGGATGTGCTGAGTTGGATGCAGCCAGGAGTTTCCATTACTACTTTTGCCTTGAGCCAATATGTTGTGGACATGGGGTGGCCACTTGCAG agtgCTCTATTAATAATTCAATGAACATGACAGAGCCCGTGGAGCAGAGTCTTCCTCAGCAACCAAGTCTAGCACTCAATGATCCTCTGCCAAGAGCCAGGCCTGGCCATTACCTTCATCAAG GAATT
- the TINF2 gene encoding TERF1-interacting nuclear factor 2 isoform X8, with the protein MATHPGAGPAALRFVAAASWQAVRGRCVEHFPRVLEFLRFLRAAAPGLVRYRHHERLCMGLKAKVVVELILQGRSWAQVLNALHHHFPVSAPVVRDPKATKQDMKKISEAQETFCQQVKHLAEAPVDLASKLQELEQEYGEPFLAAMEKLFFEYMCQLEKALPTLQAQQLQDVLSWMQPGVSITTFALSQYVVDMGWPLAGIAWIAPWIP; encoded by the exons ATGGCTACGCACCCGGGGGCTGGTCCTGCTGCTCTACGCTTCGTAGCCGCTGCCAGCTGGCAAGCCGTGCGTGGGCGCTGCGTGGAACATTTTCCGCGGGTGTTGGAGTTTCTGCGATTCCTGCGAGCTGCTGCTCCTGGCTTGGTTCGCTACCGCCACCATGAACGCCTGTGTATGGGCCTAAAGGCCAAG GTGGTGGTGGAGCTGATCCTGCAGGGCCGGTCTTGGGCCCAGGTTCTGAATGCCCTGCATCACCACTTTCCAGTGTCTGCACCTGTAGTGCGGGACCCCAAAGCT ACAAAACAGGATATGAAAAAGATCTCAGAGGCACAAGAAACTTTTTGCCAACAGGTGAAGCATCTGGCAGAGGCCCCTGTGGACTTGGCTTCCAAGCTGCAG GAACTTGAACAAGAGTATGGAGAACCCTTTCTGGCTGCCATGGAGAAGTTGTTTTTTGAATACATGTGTCAGCTGGAAAAAGCACTGCCTACACTGCAGGCACAGCAG CTTCAGGATGTGCTGAGTTGGATGCAGCCAGGAGTTTCCATTACTACTTTTGCCTTGAGCCAATATGTTGTGGACATGGGGTGGCCACTTGCAG GAATT